A single window of Loxodonta africana isolate mLoxAfr1 chromosome 10, mLoxAfr1.hap2, whole genome shotgun sequence DNA harbors:
- the TGFB3 gene encoding transforming growth factor beta-3 proprotein, with protein sequence MHLLAKPQSSGSGEAAWFSSLLLHVCWGLLLARPRRPPASLPGSHMKMHLQRALVVLALLNFATVSLSLSTCTTLDFGHIKKKRVEAIRGQILSKLRLTSPPEPSLMTHVPYQVLALYNSTRELLEEMQGEREEGCTQENTESEYYAKEIHKFDMIQGLAEHNELAVCPKGITSKVFRFNVSSVEKNRTNLFRAEFRVLRVPNPSSKRNEQRIELFQILRPDEHIAKQRYIGGKNLPTRGTSEWLSFDVTDTVREWLLRRESNLGLEISIHCPCHTFQPNGDILENIHEVMEIKFKGVDNEDDHGRGDLGRLKKQKDHHNPHLILMMIPPHRLDNPGQGGQRKKRALDTNYCFRNLEENCCVRPLYIDFRQDLGWKWVHEPKGYYANFCSGPCPYLRSTDTTHSTVLGLYNTLNPEASASPCCVPQDLEPLTILYYVGRTPKVEQLSNMVVKSCKCS encoded by the exons ATGCACCTTCTTGCCAAGCCTCAGTCTTCGGGATCTGGGGAGGCCGCCTggttttcctccctccttctgcACGTCTGCTGGGGTCTGCTCCTCGCCAGGCCTCGCCGCCCCCCAGCCTCTCTTCCCGGCTCGCACATGAAGATGCACTTGCAAAGGGCTCTGGTGGTCCTCGCCCTGCTGAACTTTGCCACGGTCAGCCTTTCTCTGTCCACTTGCACCACCTTGGACTTCGGCCACATCAAGAAGAAGAGAGTGGAAGCCATTAGGGGACAGATCTTGAGCAAGCTCAGGCTCACCAGTCCCCCTGAGCCATCGTTGATGACCCATGTCCCCTACCAGGTCCTGGCCCTTTACAACAGCACCCGCGAGCTGCTGGAGGAGATGCAGGGGGAAAGGGAGGAAGGCTGCACTCAGGAAAACACTGAGTCGGAATACTATGCCAAAGAAATCCATAAATTCGACATGATCCAGGGGCTGGCGGAGCACA ATGAGCTGGCTGTCTGTCCCAAAGGAATCACCTCCAAGGTTTTCCGCTTCAATGTGTCCTCAGTGGAGAAAAATAGAACCAACTTGTTCCGAGCAGAATTCCGGGTCCTGAGGGTGCCCAACCCCAGCTCCAAACGCAATGAGCAGAGGATCGAGCTCTTCCAG ATACTTCGGCCAGATGAGCACATCGCCAAACAGCGTTATATCGGTGGCAAGAATCTGCCCACAAGGGGCACCTCTGAGTGGTTGTCTTTTGACGTCACTGACACTGTGCGTGAGTGGCTCCTGCGAAGAG AGTCCAACTTAGGTCTGGAAATTAGCATTCATTGTCCATGTCACACCTTTCAGCCCAATGGGGATATCCTGGAAAACATTCACGAGGTGATGGAAATCAAATTCAAAG GTGTGGACAATGAGGATGATCATGGCCGTGGAGACTTGGGGCGCCTCAAAAAGCAGAAGGATCACCACAACCCTCATCTAATCCTCATGATGATTCCCCCACACCGGCTTGACAACCCAGGCCAGGGAGGGCAGAGGAAGAAGCGGGCCCTGGACACCAATTACTGCTTCCG CAACTTGGAGGAGAACTGCTGTGTGCGCCCTCTCTACATTGACTTCCGACAGGACCTGGGCTGGAAATGGGTCCATGAACCTAAGGGCTACTACGCAAACTTCTGCTCAGGCCCTTGCCCATACCTCCGCAGTACAGACACAACCCACAGCACG GTGCTGGGACTGTACAACACCCTCAATCCTGAAGCATCTGCCTCACCTTGTTGTGTGCCCCAGGACCTGGAGCCCCTGACCATCCTGTACTATGTCGGGAGGACCCCCaaggtggagcagctctccaacATGGTGGTCAAGTCCTGTAAGTGTAGCTGA